In one Solanum dulcamara chromosome 1, daSolDulc1.2, whole genome shotgun sequence genomic region, the following are encoded:
- the LOC129888974 gene encoding uncharacterized protein LOC129888974, whose translation MEPWNDLSGKIVMVTGASSGIGLEFCLNLAKAGCRIIAAARRVDRLKSLCEKINSDSEGPQRAIAVELDVSADAATVESAVQIAWDAFGRIDVLVNNAGVRGSVCSSVELTEEEWNNTYNTNLRGAWLVSKYVCRHMSNAKQGGGSVINITSMAGLNRVVVPGTIAYASSKMALDMVTKIMAIELGGENIRVNSISPGVVKSEITESLVQQKWFHDFLFKTLPIRYLGTTDPGLTSILRYLIHDSSQYVTGNVFIVDGGATLPGVPIFSSL comes from the exons ATGGAGCCATGGAACGACCTGAGCGGAAAAATAGTGATGGTGACAGGGGCATCATCAGGAATCGGGCTAGAGTTCTGTCTCAACTTGGCAAAAGCCGGTTGCAGAATCATTGCTGCTGCTCGTCGTGTTGACAGACTGAAATCTCTTTGCGAAAAAATTAATAGTGATTCAGAGGGACCCCAGCGTGCAATCGCTGTCGAGCTTGACGTCTCTGCCGATGCTGCTACCGTTGAGTCCGCCGTACAAATAGCTTGGGATGCCTTTGGACGTATTGATGTCTTGGTTAACAACGCTGGCGTTAGAG GCAGTGTGTGCTCTTCAGTGGAATTAACAGAGGAGGAATGGAACAATACTTATAACACAAATCTAAGAGGGGCATGGCTGGTTTCAAAATATGTTTGTAGACATATGAGCAATGCTAAACAGGGCGGAGGATCTGTTATTAACATCACTTCAATGGCTGGTCTAAATCGTGTAGTAGTACCGGGGACTATTGCTTACGCTTCTTCAAAAATGGCTCTTGACATGGTCACTAAG ATTATGGCGATCGAATTGGGAGGAGAGAATATCAGAGTGAATTCGATATCACCGGGAGTTGTCAAATCAGAGATAACAGAAAGCCTTGTTCAACAAAAATGGTTCCATGACTTCCTTTTCAAAACCCTTCCTATTAGATATCTTGGGACGACAGATCCTGGCTTAACATCAATCCTCCGATACTTAATCCATGATTCTTCCCAATACGTAACGGGCAATGTTTTCATCGTCGATGGTGGAGCTACCTTACCGGGTGTCCCCATTTTCTCATCACTCTAG